From Zingiber officinale cultivar Zhangliang chromosome 5B, Zo_v1.1, whole genome shotgun sequence, the proteins below share one genomic window:
- the LOC121987986 gene encoding glycerol-3-phosphate acyltransferase 1-like codes for MAFVTFCGLRTGDLRLIARTVLPKIFLENLHLHACEVLKGRRAVVLTTLPRLMVEGFLKEYLEVGEVVGAELQVVKGCYFTGVISWPDKQRALRDMVKAGVAIVNLSNVHHHQLSAKKIYVVREEESRSESSKMPRNKYPKPLVFHDGRLAFLPTPCKMMAFFMWIPVAIPLAVFRIAMGIVFPYKISIFIAAVTGIRFRRAGDGKANGEKKGVVYVCMHRTLLDPVMLCSALDRGRDAATMRRLLAVEGGLAVCPEGTTCREPYLLRFSPLFAEVAEEVVPVALDARVGMLQRQI; via the exons ATGGCCTTCGTGACCTTCTGCGGGCTGAGGACGGGGGACCTGAGGCTGATCGCTAGGACTGTGCTGCCGAAAATTTTCTTGGAGAACCTCCATCTGCATGCATGCGAGGTGCTGAAAGGGAGGCGAGCTGTTGTGCTCACCACCTTGCCGAGGCTCATGGTGGAGGGATTCTTGAAGGAGTACTTAGAGGTGGGGGAGGTGGTGGGGGCGGAGCTGCAGGTGGTGAAGGGCTGCTACTTCACGGGGGTCATCTCTTGGCCTGACAAACAGAGAGCTCTCAGGGACATGGTCAAGGCCGGTGTGGCCATTGTGAACCTCTCCAACGTCCACCACCACCAACTCTCGGCCAAG aaaatttatgTCGTGAGAGAGGAGGAATCAAGGAGTGAGAGCAGCAAAATGCCGAGAAACAAGTACCCGAAGCCACTTGTGTTCCATGACGGAAGACTGGCTTTTCTCCCGACGCCATGCAAGATGATGGCGTTCTTCATGTGGATACCCGTGGCAATCCCTTTGGCCGTGTTCAGGATCGCGATGGGGATCGTTTTCCCTTATAAAATATCCATCTTCATCGCCGCCGTCACCGGAATCCGATTCCGGAGGGCCGGAGATGGGAAAGCGAACGGGGAGAAGAAGGGGGTGGTGTACGTGTGCATGCACCGGACGCTGTTGGACCCGGTGATGCTGTGCTCGGCGCTGGATAGGGGACGAGACGCGGCGACGATGCGGCGGCTGTTGGCGGTGGAGGGGGGTCTGGCGGTGTGCCCAGAGGGGACGACGTGCCGGGAGCCGTACCTGCTGCGGTTCAGCCCGCTGTTCGCGGAGGTGGCGGAGGAGGTGGTGCCGGTGGCTCTGGACGCGCGGGTGGGAATGCT GCAGAGACAGATTTAA
- the LOC121983982 gene encoding enoyl-CoA delta isomerase 2, peroxisomal-like, which produces MCSLERRDRVFLLSITGDGQHRLNADTIASLRSSLAEIRSQVAAAPGGYSLVTAAEGRFFSNGFDLAWANEAGTPSASRQRLSSLVALFKPVVADLLSLPMPTVAAVTGHAAAAGFMLAISHDYAVMRGDRGVLYMSELDIGLPFPDYFMSLMRAKIADLRTLRDVTLRAKKFSAAEAEARGIVDSVHGSAAETVEAALRLAKELAARNWDGGVYASIRMGAFPEACAAVGLAEHDDAEKRKTFVSKL; this is translated from the coding sequence ATGTGTTCCCTCGAGAGACGTGACCGCGTCTTCCTTCTCTCCATCACCGGTGACGGCCAGCACCGCCTTAACGCCGACACGATCGCCTCTCTCCGATCCTCTCTCGCCGAGATCCGTTCGCAAGTGGCCGCCGCCCCCGGCGGCTACTCCCTCGTCACCGCTGCCGAAGGGCGCTTCTTCTCCAACGGCTTCGATCTCGCTTGGGCCAACGAAGCGGGAACCCCCTCTGCCTCCCGACAGCGCCTCTCCTCCCTCGTCGCCCTCTTCAAGCCGGTGGTGGCCGACCTCCTCTCCCTCCCGATGCCCACCGTCGCCGCCGTGACCGGCCACGCCGCCGCCGCCGGGTTCATGCTCGCGATCAGCCACGACTACGCCGTGATGCGGGGGGATCGCGGCGTCCTGTACATGAGCGAGCTTGACATCGGGCTCCCCTTCCCGGACTACTTCATGTCGCTGATGCGGGCGAAGATCGCCGATCTGCGTACGCTGAGAGACGTGACCCTGCGGGCGAAGAAATTCTCGGCTGCGGAGGCGGAGGCGAGGGGGATCGTCGACTCGGTGCACGGCAGCGCGGCCGAGACGGTGGAGGCGGCGTTGCGGCTGGCGAAGGAACTGGCGGCGCGGAACTGGGACGGCGGGGTCTACGCGTCGATACGGATGGGGGCGTTCCCGGAGGCCTGCGCTGCGGTGGGATTGGCGGAGCACGACGACGCGGAGAAGAGGAAGACCTTCGTCTCCAAGCTCTAA
- the LOC121983981 gene encoding mitoferrin-like gives MEGRGFWQYMVAGSVAGMAEHMAMFPVDTLKTRMQTVALSSTSSCCPRGQPNVGSLLASIVRSEGPSGLYRGIAAIGLGAGPAHAAYFAVYEICKGRLGGDCHDGYHHPLIHAASGVAATVASDTVFTPMDVVKQRLQLRSSPYSGVRDCIVRMLRDEGIKSFYASYRTTVLMNAPFTAVHFSTYEAVKKILFEISPENSSEEKLVVHLTAGGSAGALASALTTPLDVVKTRLQCQGVCGADKFGSSSVHMVMKKIVAKEGPRALLQGLKPRVLFHTPAAAICWSTYEAVKSFLQKNTHESSSS, from the exons ATGGAAGGACGCGGGTTCTGGCAGTACATGGTGGCCGGGTCCGTCGCGGGCATGGCGGAGCACATGGCGATGTTCCCTGTCGACACCCTCAAGACCCGGATGCAGACAGTGGCCCTGTCTTCCACTTCCTCGTGTTGCCCTCGTGGACAGCCTAACGTCGGCAGTTTGCTCGCCTCCATCGTCCGCTCCGAGGGCCCTTCCGGCCTCTACCGTGGCATCGCCGCCATTGGCCTCGGCGCCGGCCCCGCCCACGCCGCCTACTTTGCTGTCTATGAAATCTGCAAAGGCCGCCTCGGTGGCGATTGCCATGATGGCTATCACCATCCTCTCATTCATGCCGCCTCCGGGGTGGCCGCCACCGTCGCCAGCGACACCGTATTCACGCCTATGGACGTTGTCAAGCAGCGCCTTCAGCTACGCTCGAGCCCCTACAGCGGAGTGAGGGATTGCATAGTTAGGATGCTGAGGGACGAAGGGATCAAGTCGTTCTATGCCTCGTATCGGACAACTGTCCTTATGAACGCGCCATTCACCGCTGTTCACTTCAGCACATATGAGGCAGTGAAAAAAATTCTCTTTGAGATCTCTCCGGAGAATTCGAGTGAGGAAAAGCTTGTGGTTCATTTGACAGCAGGTGGCTCGGCAGGTGCTCTTGCTAGCGCTTTGACCACTCCGCTAGATGTGGTCAAGACAAGGCTGCAATGCCAA GGTGTATGTGGCGCGGATAAGTTTGGTAGTAGTTCAGTTCACATGGTCATGAAGAAAATAGTCGCAAAGGAAGGGCCTAGAGCCCTGTTGCAAGGTTTGAAACCCAGGGTGCTATTTCATACCCCAGCTGCTGCAATATGCTGGTCCACATACGAGGCTGTGAAAAGTTTCCTTCAGAAGAACACTCACGAGAGCTCTTCATCGTGA